The genomic interval ATGCACCCTGGATTATGTGTGCAACATACTGCATATTCTTTGTATCATATAAATTAAATTTATGCAAGACTTTTATTAAATTTTTTTAGCATGCTCCTTAAGATCTGAAAAACAATCAGATTCAACAATAGTTGTGTAAGTAAAATCTAGGTTTATATTATATTCAATTTAATAAAACTCCTCTGTTTATTGAATTTAGGACATATCCTTTTGATAAAAATACATTTTTCTGTCATTTTTGCTTTTTTTTGTCATCCTTGCTTCCCTCAATTCTTCCCGTCTCTCCTTGTCATTCCCGCGACCGTGCCCTGCCGTAGCTTTAGCGAAGGAGGGAGGCGGGAATGACGACAAGCGCGTGATTCATATAACTAAAAAATATTTTTCCAATATAAACAATAATTCGGGATGAAATTTTTCCCCTTCTCTAACCATTTTCTGTATTTTATCAATGGAGAAAAAATCAATCTTTGTAACATCATCCGTTTCCGGATAAAAAGGTCCATTATGAACGGTTTTATAAATCATTAAAAACTTTTTTGGTGCTGTTTTTGGTTCAAAAAAGACTTTTGAAAATTTTTCAAGCTTGCTTTTCGCTCCCAGCTCCTCCTGACACTCTCTTTCTACCGCCCGCCTGTAACTTTCGCCCGCTTGGACATGACCACCGACCGTTGTTGACCAATGATTCGGACAAAAAGAAACCTTGTCGCTTCTAAGTTGCAAGGCCATCTCACCTTTGTCATTAAAAATTAGAACGTGAACAATCCGGTGAGGCAACAGTTTTTGGTAAATCTCTTCCCTGGTCGCTCTGCCGATTACTCGATCTTCCCCATCAACAATGTCAATATATTCAATCATATTTTTCAAAAAAATTAACTTAATTTAGCGGAGATCGGCTAAATTCTATTCTCAATAAATTGTTTTACATCTTATTGAACCGTTGAATGTCCGCCAGCTAAAAGTAGCTTTTCCCTTTTGGTGTTTCATGTTTAGTTATTTGTAGCTGATATTTTGGGTCGTAAATTTCAATAATTTTATAT from Patescibacteria group bacterium carries:
- a CDS encoding NUDIX domain-containing protein — encoded protein: MIEYIDIVDGEDRVIGRATREEIYQKLLPHRIVHVLIFNDKGEMALQLRSDKVSFCPNHWSTTVGGHVQAGESYRRAVERECQEELGAKSKLEKFSKVFFEPKTAPKKFLMIYKTVHNGPFYPETDDVTKIDFFSIDKIQKMVREGEKFHPELLFILEKYFLVI